A single window of Lutzomyia longipalpis isolate SR_M1_2022 chromosome 1, ASM2433408v1 DNA harbors:
- the LOC129787350 gene encoding uncharacterized protein LOC129787350: MGSLPQCRVTLDYPFKHTGVDFTGHVMIKRTPRGVGLKAYVCIFVCMASKAVHLEVVTTLSSQGFLSAFRRFIARRTTPAHMYSDNGTNFVGGAKELQRLFSDHNVQKEVVDFSSPMNITWHFNPPSAPHHGGLWEAEVKSFKHHFKRVIGSTVLTYEELNTVVVQIEATLNSRPLVAVQDKPGDIHCLTPGDFLHPKAPTQLPVAQDMPNSVGYVRRWHLCTKLRDDLLRRWKSEYLHTLQQRHRWNLQHPDISPKDVVLLKQEAMGNVDWPMGIVEEVYPAKGDGHVRVAQVWVKGKSILRPITKLVKLPIYQKVE; encoded by the coding sequence ATGGGATCGCTGCCTCAATGCAGAGTGACTTTGGATTATCCATTTAAGCACACTGGCGTTGATTTTACGGGGCACGTTATGATCAAAAGGACTCCGCGAGGTGTTGGACTAAAGGCCTATGTGTGTATATTTGTGTGCATGGCGAGTAAGGCAGTTCATCTCGAAGTCGTCACAACACTTTCTTCGCAAGGATTTTTGAGTGCCTTTCGACGATTTATTGCACGAAGAACCACGCCAGCCCATATGTACAGCGATAATGGTACCAACTTCGTTGGGGGAGCAAAGGAATTGCAGCGATTGTTCTCAGATCACAATGTTCAGAAGGAGGTGGTCGATTTTTCATCACCAATGAATATTACATGGCATTTCAATCCGCCCTCTGCCCCACACCATGGAGGTCTGTGGGAGGCAGAAGTAAAGAGTTTCAAGCATCATTTCAAGAGAGTGATCGGCTCAACTGTTCTGACTTATGAAGAACTCAACACGGTGGTCGTCCAGATTGAAGCAACACTGAATAGTCGACCTCTTGTGGCTGTCCAAGACAAGCCCGGAGACATTCATTGTCTCACTCctggagattttcttcatccaaAGGCACCCACACAACTTCCGGTTGCACAGGATATGCCCAATAGTGTTGGCTACGTTCGTCGTTGGCACCTGTGCACCAAACTCAGAGATGATCTTCTACGTCGTTGGAAATCGGAGTACCTTCACACTTTGCAACAGCGCCATCGATGGAACCTGCAACATCCGGACATCTCACCGAAGGATGTCGTTTTGTTGAAGCAGGAAGCTATGGGGAATGTCGACTGGCCAATGGGAATTGTGGAGGAGGTATATCCAGCCAAAGGTGATGGACACGTCAGAGTAGCACAGGTGTGGGTGAAGGGTAAGTCCATTTTGAGACCGATCACAAAACTTGTTAAACTCCCCATTTATCAAAAGGTAGAATag